In one window of Limnohabitans sp. MORI2 DNA:
- a CDS encoding LLM class flavin-dependent oxidoreductase, giving the protein MLKLSVLDQSVAAAGRSQDAALRQTLALATQCEAWGYHRFWVSEHHSHPSIVGTAPEVLMAAIAARTTRIRLGSAGVMLPHYAPLKVAEQFRVLDALAPGRIDLGVGRAPGSDGRTAQLLNPDRHAAEHFPQQVMELQAWVTGEPIPAGHPGHGVYAYPSGPTSPDVWMLGSSDYGAQLAAHLGLPYAFAYFITEGQGADNAFNLYRANYRPNERNPKPRATVCVWALAADTEEEAWRLFQSRARWKMDRNTGRLGALLPPEQAVREYNASEQVAMAELRAGALVGSAPQVADKLRQLAERLQLDEVVIITWTHDAAAQARSYELLAQEFSLTASI; this is encoded by the coding sequence GTGCTCAAACTCTCTGTCCTCGATCAATCCGTTGCTGCCGCTGGCCGAAGCCAAGACGCAGCCCTTCGCCAGACCCTAGCCCTTGCCACCCAATGCGAGGCATGGGGCTATCACCGTTTTTGGGTGAGCGAACACCACAGTCATCCCAGCATCGTGGGCACTGCGCCCGAGGTGTTGATGGCGGCCATTGCTGCGCGCACCACCCGCATTCGGCTGGGCAGTGCAGGCGTCATGTTGCCGCACTACGCTCCTCTCAAAGTTGCCGAGCAATTCCGCGTGCTCGATGCCCTAGCGCCTGGCCGCATTGACCTCGGTGTGGGCCGTGCCCCCGGCAGTGATGGTCGTACGGCGCAGTTACTTAATCCTGATCGGCATGCGGCTGAACACTTCCCTCAGCAAGTGATGGAGCTGCAGGCGTGGGTCACTGGCGAACCCATTCCCGCAGGCCATCCTGGACATGGCGTGTATGCCTATCCCAGCGGGCCCACATCGCCCGATGTTTGGATGCTGGGCAGCTCAGACTACGGCGCACAGTTGGCCGCGCATTTGGGCTTGCCGTATGCCTTTGCTTACTTCATCACCGAAGGGCAGGGCGCGGACAACGCGTTCAACCTTTACCGCGCCAACTACCGTCCCAACGAACGCAACCCCAAGCCACGTGCCACGGTGTGCGTGTGGGCTTTGGCGGCGGATACCGAAGAAGAAGCATGGCGTCTCTTTCAAAGCCGCGCCCGCTGGAAGATGGACCGCAATACAGGACGCCTAGGAGCTTTGTTGCCGCCCGAGCAAGCCGTGCGCGAGTACAACGCCTCTGAACAAGTGGCGATGGCTGAGCTGCGTGCTGGCGCTTTGGTGGGCAGTGCGCCACAAGTGGCCGACAAATTACGCCAATTAGCCGAACGCTTGCAGCTGGACGAAGTGGTCATCATCACGTGGACGCACGACGCAGCAGCACAAGCCCGCTCGTATGAGCTGTTGGCCCAAGAGTTTTCATTGACAGCATCCATCTAA
- a CDS encoding response regulator produces MNMPKEPYDGYCGTSYAAKMLGISVGTVQGLVEKNDLKAWKTQGGHRRISLQSIQDYQRRHNLAPASMMQGEDRLRVLVVEDDENTRLMLQANFDQWGLPLDAVMYASAMEALLDMPSLQPQVLLTDLKMPNVDGFEFLKTLSTHNLFSNLAVVVMTGMSPQDVQAKGGLPDGVQMLQKPIDMDWLHGFFDALMSVRQINRRARQAA; encoded by the coding sequence ATGAATATGCCTAAGGAACCGTACGATGGGTATTGCGGTACCAGCTACGCCGCCAAGATGTTGGGTATCTCTGTAGGAACAGTCCAAGGTTTGGTTGAGAAGAATGACCTCAAGGCATGGAAGACCCAAGGCGGTCATCGCCGCATTTCTTTGCAATCGATTCAAGACTATCAGCGCCGTCACAACTTAGCCCCAGCATCCATGATGCAAGGTGAAGACCGTTTGCGCGTCTTGGTGGTGGAAGATGATGAAAACACACGTTTGATGCTGCAGGCTAACTTCGACCAATGGGGCTTGCCGCTCGATGCGGTGATGTACGCTTCGGCCATGGAAGCATTGCTCGACATGCCCAGCTTGCAGCCCCAGGTCTTGTTGACTGACTTGAAGATGCCCAATGTGGATGGTTTCGAGTTTTTGAAAACACTCAGCACGCACAACTTGTTCAGCAATTTGGCCGTGGTGGTGATGACGGGCATGAGTCCTCAAGACGTGCAGGCCAAAGGGGGGTTGCCCGATGGTGTGCAAATGTTGCAAAAACCGATCGACATGGATTGGTTACACGGATTCTTTGATGCATTGATGTCAGTGCGTCAAATCAACCGACGCGCACGTCAAGCCGCTTGA
- the ettA gene encoding energy-dependent translational throttle protein EttA: MAQYVFSMNRVGKIVPPKRQILKDISLSFFPGAKIGVLGLNGSGKSTLLKIMAGIDKEIEGEAIPMAGLKIGYLPQEPQLDPEHTVRQSVESGMGEVAEAKQRLEEVYAAYAEEDADFDALAAEQAKLEAIISAAGAEGDSEHLLEIAADALRLPPWDAIIGKLSGGEKRRVALCRLLLSKPDMLLLDEPTNHLDAESVDWLEQFLARFSGTVVAITHDRYFLDNAAEWILELDRGHGIPYKGNYSTWLEQKEARLEQEQRTEDARTKAMKKELEWARQNPKGRQAKSKARLARFEELSDYEYQKRNETQEIFIPVAERLGHEVFEFKNVSKSFGDRLLIDNLSFTVPAGAIVGIIGPNGAGKSTMFKLIAGKEQPDSGEIKVGQTVKMAFVDQTRDDLSDEKTVWEDISGGLDILNVGKFQMPSRAYCGRFNFNGGDQQKKVGMLSGGERGRLHLAKTLIEGGNVLLLDEPSNDLDVETLRALEDALLEFAGSVMVISHDRWFLDRIATHILAAEGDSQWVFFDGNYQEYEADKKKRLGEEGAKPKRVRFKALK, from the coding sequence ATGGCTCAGTACGTTTTCAGTATGAACCGCGTCGGCAAAATTGTGCCGCCCAAGCGTCAGATCTTGAAAGATATTTCCCTGTCCTTCTTCCCAGGCGCCAAGATTGGTGTGTTGGGTTTGAACGGTTCGGGTAAGTCCACCTTGCTCAAAATCATGGCGGGCATCGACAAAGAGATCGAAGGCGAAGCCATTCCCATGGCCGGCTTGAAGATCGGATATTTGCCTCAAGAGCCTCAGCTCGACCCAGAGCACACTGTGCGTCAATCGGTCGAAAGCGGCATGGGTGAAGTGGCCGAAGCCAAGCAGCGCTTGGAAGAGGTGTACGCCGCTTACGCTGAAGAAGACGCCGACTTTGACGCCTTGGCGGCCGAGCAGGCCAAACTCGAAGCCATCATCAGCGCGGCAGGTGCAGAGGGTGACTCTGAGCATTTGTTGGAAATTGCGGCTGACGCACTGCGTTTGCCACCCTGGGACGCCATCATTGGCAAACTGTCTGGCGGTGAAAAGCGCCGCGTGGCCTTGTGCCGTTTGTTACTGTCTAAGCCCGACATGCTGTTGCTCGACGAACCGACCAACCACTTGGACGCTGAATCCGTGGACTGGCTGGAACAGTTCTTGGCTCGCTTCTCAGGCACGGTGGTTGCCATCACCCACGACCGCTACTTCTTGGACAACGCCGCCGAGTGGATTTTGGAACTCGACCGTGGTCACGGCATTCCTTATAAAGGCAACTACTCCACATGGTTGGAACAAAAAGAAGCCCGTTTGGAGCAAGAACAACGCACCGAAGACGCACGCACCAAGGCCATGAAAAAGGAATTGGAATGGGCGCGTCAAAACCCCAAAGGCCGCCAAGCCAAGAGCAAGGCCCGTTTGGCCCGCTTTGAAGAGTTGTCTGACTACGAATACCAAAAACGCAACGAAACACAGGAAATCTTCATTCCCGTGGCCGAACGCTTGGGCCATGAAGTGTTTGAGTTCAAGAACGTCAGCAAATCATTTGGCGATCGTTTGTTGATCGATAACCTCAGCTTCACCGTGCCTGCGGGTGCGATCGTGGGCATCATCGGCCCCAACGGCGCAGGTAAATCCACCATGTTCAAGCTCATCGCGGGCAAAGAGCAACCTGACAGCGGCGAAATCAAAGTGGGTCAAACCGTCAAGATGGCCTTTGTCGACCAAACCCGTGACGACTTGTCTGACGAAAAAACCGTGTGGGAAGATATCTCTGGCGGTTTGGACATCTTGAACGTGGGCAAGTTCCAAATGCCAAGCCGTGCTTATTGTGGCCGCTTCAACTTCAACGGCGGCGATCAACAAAAGAAAGTTGGCATGTTGTCAGGTGGTGAGCGTGGTCGCTTGCACTTGGCCAAGACTTTGATCGAAGGCGGCAACGTGTTGCTGCTGGACGAACCTTCCAACGACTTGGACGTGGAAACTTTGCGTGCGTTGGAAGACGCGTTGTTGGAATTTGCGGGCTCCGTCATGGTGATCAGTCATGACCGTTGGTTCTTGGACCGCATTGCCACCCACATCTTGGCTGCCGAAGGCGATAGCCAATGGGTGTTCTTTGATGGCAACTACCAAGAGTACGAAGCCGACAAGAAGAAGCGTTTGGGTGAAGAGGGCGCCAAGCCCAAGCGCGTGCGCTTCAAAGCACTCAAGTAA